In Myxococcales bacterium, the following proteins share a genomic window:
- a CDS encoding tetratricopeptide repeat protein yields MLEVLRGELEREFDAEGIRRIAECYLGLPLPESAGTTPAELSAALVTHCQRAGAIDALMDVMTVERPVLTRRLIRLSERRTTEREQLAHGDHLGAYVIESLLGAGSFSCVYRARSREREVRLRVLGESGGSALLGLQRYLACTRLAGELSDRWLPRGVQVEKVGERCLISHDFFPGEPLAMREPRQYSLRRAWPILRRVLQGLSVLHRRGLAHGALHAKNLLVSDDEESPSVLLLDAGAHFLRAGALELAHSRSASSAHLVAWAAPEQLLGDTATPASDVYAFGQLCHYLLMGRLPVSPDDPDFVRRRLTAEPDPLGFYLPHARLPAELEEIVMRLVDGRPERRPHDAMETLELMTAVVDALPLTPSSVPDIDIDAELENLLREPDNEAVAAILEGSIERGASPHRIADAFVLAAEQTAATDAGQKAKRRLQIRAGAIYENLAADPRAAERAYRSVLADDKGAVGAWTALERVLRRLGEHERLVEALVERRESLSDRVERAALLVRLGKVLSVDLLDEEQALIAWSEAIAEDPANDEAAAGLEQLCAGERSRWGGVLKQLSERANEEPEPARRIALSFRLGGWYESGFGRADLALQCYRAVVTLEPTHERALERMTDIYRRAQLWPELSQALLVRARATLVPAESRDLSTEAARVLLEHGGGEAAPREILEQVLSDDPSHAGAQGLLGRIHLKAGRIQDWARLMELRAEAATGDERRAILLEVARVLVDQGGDDGAAIQAWQAVLEESTHDLEALQSLTALYRKTGKHRKAAETLELELQVALTGRQRVALLAELARLQETELFDERHAAEAWERVLDVDSDDSAALAALCRLYRSLRSWSELAFTLERQAERTDDLDLRRDTLLELGRVAQTELGDLGRALGAYEEALALDPTNHEALDARAKLSAARGDAEGAALTLDALAEAEEAPIRRAERWLEAAALWFAQGDTTAAAERCRRALSEQPGYPVAALYLADLLVGEDEVNAAVAGLEHALGRAEAGHDKAVLGASLARVVLDSQNDSGRARAAVTLALSNDPQNALAHLIAAELDRAHARPELADEHYTNAARHIEQLSAALQVRLFGAHATVLAGLGQVEAARALRARLSESFADDRVALETAARVASLVDPPELAITVIDRLLALHEAHLSRPALASALTNKGELCRRLGQWPAAVAALERAASLDPEAVAPLSALAEVQREAGLVDALPTTLERLCACAIVARDAEACVLAGDIADTVLDRKDTAAQAYMSGLELSPDERKILLRLLRLYSDGHDWRPLIDVLMRLAGLTSDRAERARYVQTAARLTETELGDKAEAAALYEVAAKLDPNGEAITSRLLALYGELGDTESLRRILERQIARASASQDRERAYRLATALADLDLESLQVDDAIAVNEAALRLVAGDPAREAVLADLYLTDAKRYFHSAAALQRSVIARDPEQPEAYRRLHQLGIAAERLDTAWCAAQALTLTGGANQDEEEFYRSKRDKSMIGAEVRISDRDWADHLVHPDANPTLTGLLLQIQPVVAKTSLGVSLRDLGLDESAAIDSTRAGGTLVRAFESAADVLRAPVPLLFERESARLAVTLGRGARAHVILSSSAARGSMPERKAAFLAASSVVLLRPGYLLRVLLSPSELKAWVLGGLSLAAPKLPIPDELEKPVHATREHLRRNLPDELRRRISGILEQLLQAGGHADLGSWTRGVDLTADRAGLLFSGDLETALTTIRASGDSALSVSASERARALLTYAVSGQYLSLRNRLHLSIDRVDLEELGEDDLVPASRA; encoded by the coding sequence ATGCTGGAGGTGCTGCGAGGGGAGCTCGAGCGAGAGTTCGACGCTGAGGGGATCCGCCGGATCGCCGAGTGCTACCTGGGGCTGCCGCTGCCTGAGTCGGCGGGGACCACTCCGGCGGAGCTGTCGGCGGCGCTGGTCACACACTGCCAACGAGCGGGTGCGATCGACGCGCTGATGGATGTGATGACCGTCGAACGTCCGGTGCTAACACGCCGATTAATACGACTCTCGGAGCGCCGAACGACCGAGCGAGAGCAACTCGCGCATGGGGATCACCTTGGGGCGTACGTGATCGAGTCCTTGCTCGGCGCTGGGAGCTTCTCGTGTGTGTATCGTGCACGCAGCCGAGAGCGCGAGGTGCGTCTGCGGGTGCTCGGCGAGAGCGGTGGCAGCGCGCTCCTGGGCTTGCAACGCTACCTGGCGTGCACGCGGCTCGCCGGGGAGCTCTCGGACCGGTGGCTCCCGCGCGGAGTGCAGGTCGAGAAGGTCGGCGAGCGTTGCCTGATTTCGCACGATTTCTTCCCCGGGGAGCCGCTGGCAATGCGTGAGCCCAGGCAGTACTCGCTGCGCCGGGCCTGGCCGATCCTGCGGCGTGTGTTGCAGGGGCTCTCGGTGCTGCATCGGCGGGGCCTCGCGCACGGGGCGTTGCACGCGAAGAACCTCCTGGTCAGCGACGACGAGGAGTCTCCCAGCGTGCTCCTGCTCGACGCGGGCGCGCACTTCCTCCGGGCGGGCGCCCTGGAGCTCGCGCATTCACGCTCGGCGTCCAGCGCTCACCTCGTGGCGTGGGCGGCACCGGAACAACTGCTCGGCGACACCGCGACGCCCGCGAGCGACGTGTACGCGTTCGGGCAGCTCTGTCACTACCTGCTCATGGGGCGACTCCCGGTGAGCCCTGACGACCCGGATTTCGTGCGGCGTCGGCTGACAGCGGAGCCCGACCCGCTTGGGTTCTACCTGCCACACGCGCGGCTGCCGGCAGAGCTGGAAGAGATCGTGATGCGCCTGGTCGATGGGCGCCCCGAGCGCCGGCCCCACGACGCGATGGAGACGCTCGAGCTGATGACGGCGGTCGTGGACGCGCTGCCGCTCACGCCGAGCAGCGTGCCGGACATCGACATCGATGCCGAGCTCGAGAACCTGTTGCGGGAGCCCGACAACGAGGCGGTGGCCGCCATTCTCGAAGGCTCCATCGAACGCGGGGCCAGCCCTCACCGAATCGCGGATGCGTTCGTGCTGGCCGCGGAGCAGACAGCGGCGACCGACGCCGGCCAGAAGGCCAAGAGACGCCTGCAGATCCGCGCCGGCGCCATCTACGAGAACCTGGCAGCGGATCCGCGGGCGGCGGAGCGCGCGTATCGCAGCGTGCTCGCGGACGACAAGGGCGCCGTGGGGGCGTGGACGGCGCTCGAACGAGTCTTGCGTCGCCTGGGGGAACACGAGAGGTTGGTCGAAGCGCTGGTCGAGCGGCGCGAGTCACTCAGCGACCGTGTAGAACGAGCTGCGCTCTTGGTCCGCCTGGGGAAGGTGCTGTCCGTCGACCTGCTGGACGAAGAGCAGGCGCTGATCGCCTGGTCCGAGGCCATCGCAGAGGATCCAGCGAACGACGAGGCCGCGGCGGGGCTCGAACAGCTCTGTGCAGGTGAGCGCAGCCGTTGGGGCGGCGTGCTTAAACAGCTGAGCGAACGAGCGAACGAAGAGCCGGAGCCAGCCCGTCGTATCGCGCTCTCATTTCGGTTGGGTGGCTGGTACGAGTCCGGCTTCGGACGCGCGGATCTCGCGCTCCAGTGTTACCGGGCCGTGGTCACGCTCGAGCCGACCCACGAGCGCGCGCTGGAGCGGATGACCGACATCTACCGGCGCGCGCAGCTCTGGCCGGAGCTGTCGCAGGCGCTGCTCGTGCGGGCGCGCGCGACGCTGGTGCCGGCAGAATCGCGCGATCTCTCGACCGAGGCAGCAAGAGTGCTGCTCGAGCACGGAGGAGGGGAGGCCGCCCCGCGAGAGATCCTGGAGCAGGTCCTCTCGGACGATCCCAGCCATGCGGGTGCTCAGGGTCTGCTCGGGCGGATCCACCTGAAGGCGGGGCGAATCCAGGATTGGGCGCGCCTGATGGAGCTTCGGGCCGAAGCCGCGACCGGGGACGAACGCCGCGCAATCCTGCTGGAGGTTGCGCGTGTGCTGGTGGATCAGGGCGGCGACGACGGCGCCGCAATCCAGGCCTGGCAGGCGGTGCTCGAAGAGAGCACCCACGACCTCGAGGCGCTCCAGTCGCTGACCGCGCTCTATCGGAAGACGGGCAAACATCGCAAGGCCGCCGAGACTCTGGAGCTGGAGCTGCAAGTTGCGTTGACGGGCCGTCAACGCGTCGCGCTGCTCGCTGAGCTCGCCAGGCTGCAGGAGACGGAGCTGTTCGACGAGCGTCACGCGGCCGAGGCCTGGGAACGCGTGCTCGACGTGGACTCCGACGACAGCGCGGCGCTGGCGGCGCTCTGCCGGCTGTATCGCAGCTTGCGGAGCTGGAGCGAGCTCGCCTTCACGCTGGAACGCCAGGCGGAGCGCACGGACGACCTGGACCTGCGCCGGGACACGCTGCTCGAGCTGGGGCGAGTCGCCCAGACCGAGCTCGGCGATTTGGGCCGCGCACTCGGGGCGTACGAGGAGGCGCTGGCACTCGACCCCACCAACCACGAGGCGCTCGATGCTCGCGCGAAGCTGAGTGCCGCCCGCGGTGACGCGGAGGGTGCGGCGTTGACCTTGGACGCCCTGGCAGAGGCGGAAGAGGCGCCAATTCGGCGCGCGGAGCGCTGGCTCGAGGCAGCCGCGCTGTGGTTCGCGCAGGGTGACACGACCGCTGCCGCGGAGCGTTGCCGCCGAGCGCTGAGTGAGCAACCTGGATATCCAGTAGCTGCGCTCTACCTGGCTGACCTGCTGGTCGGTGAGGATGAGGTCAACGCTGCGGTGGCTGGGCTCGAGCACGCGCTTGGACGCGCCGAGGCCGGGCACGACAAGGCCGTGCTTGGCGCGAGCCTGGCCCGCGTGGTGCTGGATTCGCAGAATGACTCGGGGCGGGCCCGAGCCGCAGTCACGCTGGCGCTCAGCAACGATCCTCAAAACGCTCTGGCCCACCTGATCGCAGCGGAGCTTGATCGTGCGCACGCACGTCCGGAGCTGGCCGACGAGCACTACACCAACGCCGCGCGACACATCGAACAGCTGAGCGCGGCGCTCCAGGTTCGACTGTTTGGTGCTCACGCCACGGTGCTCGCCGGGCTCGGTCAGGTGGAAGCCGCCCGAGCCTTGCGCGCACGCCTGTCGGAGAGTTTTGCGGACGACCGGGTTGCCCTCGAGACCGCGGCACGGGTTGCATCCCTGGTCGACCCGCCGGAGCTCGCGATCACGGTCATCGATCGCCTGCTCGCTCTGCACGAGGCCCATCTGTCTCGGCCGGCGCTGGCGTCCGCCTTGACGAACAAGGGTGAGCTCTGCCGCCGACTCGGCCAGTGGCCGGCAGCCGTGGCCGCGCTCGAGCGCGCGGCGAGCTTGGACCCCGAAGCCGTGGCGCCGCTCTCTGCCTTGGCGGAAGTTCAGCGCGAGGCGGGCCTGGTCGATGCACTGCCGACCACCCTCGAGCGATTGTGCGCCTGCGCGATCGTGGCTCGTGACGCCGAGGCCTGTGTGCTCGCAGGTGACATTGCCGACACTGTCCTCGACCGCAAGGACACGGCGGCGCAGGCCTACATGTCCGGCCTGGAGCTCTCGCCCGATGAACGCAAGATCCTGCTCCGGTTGCTTCGCCTCTACAGCGACGGGCACGACTGGCGGCCGTTGATCGACGTCTTGATGCGGCTTGCCGGGCTCACCAGCGATCGCGCCGAGCGTGCGCGCTACGTCCAGACTGCCGCGCGGCTCACCGAAACGGAGCTGGGTGACAAAGCCGAGGCGGCAGCCCTGTACGAGGTCGCCGCGAAGCTCGATCCGAATGGCGAGGCCATCACCTCACGCCTGCTCGCCCTGTACGGGGAGCTCGGCGACACGGAGTCGCTACGTCGGATCTTGGAGCGGCAAATCGCGCGGGCGTCGGCCAGCCAGGATCGTGAGCGTGCCTATCGACTCGCGACTGCGTTGGCGGATCTCGATCTGGAGAGTCTGCAGGTCGACGACGCGATCGCGGTGAACGAGGCGGCCCTCCGCCTGGTGGCGGGCGATCCCGCGCGGGAGGCGGTGCTCGCGGACTTGTACCTGACGGACGCAAAACGTTACTTCCACAGCGCGGCCGCCCTTCAGCGCAGCGTCATCGCCCGGGATCCCGAGCAACCGGAGGCGTACCGCCGGCTTCACCAGCTGGGCATTGCGGCTGAGCGTCTGGACACCGCGTGGTGCGCGGCGCAGGCGCTCACGTTGACCGGCGGCGCAAACCAGGACGAAGAGGAGTTCTACCGATCGAAGCGTGACAAATCGATGATCGGGGCCGAGGTTCGCATCAGCGATCGAGACTGGGCCGACCACCTCGTGCACCCCGATGCCAACCCCACCCTGACCGGGTTGTTGCTGCAGATCCAGCCCGTGGTCGCGAAGACCTCGCTGGGAGTCTCGCTCCGCGATCTGGGGCTGGACGAATCCGCCGCCATCGACTCGACTCGGGCCGGCGGTACGCTCGTGCGCGCCTTCGAGTCCGCGGCCGACGTGCTGCGTGCTCCGGTTCCGCTGCTGTTCGAGCGAGAGTCCGCCCGGCTCGCGGTCACGCTCGGTCGTGGTGCGCGGGCCCACGTCATTCTTTCGTCTTCGGCGGCTCGGGGTTCGATGCCCGAACGCAAGGCGGCGTTCCTGGCGGCGTCGAGCGTGGTGTTGCTCCGCCCAGGCTACCTCTTGCGGGTGTTGCTCAGCCCTTCCGAGCTCAAGGCCTGGGTGCTCGGTGGCCTGTCTCTGGCCGCGCCGAAGCTTCCCATCCCGGACGAGCTCGAAAAACCCGTGCACGCGACCCGCGAGCACCTGCGGCGGAACCTGCCGGATGAGCTGCGGCGGCGCATCTCCGGGATCCTGGAGCAGCTGCTGCAGGCCGGAGGGCATG